From the Candidatus Zixiibacteriota bacterium genome, one window contains:
- a CDS encoding nucleoside deaminase — protein MDTKSYDDFMELALREAELAFEKGEVPIGAVIVFENKIVGRGHNLTESLHDATAHAEIIALSAAFEHFGDWRLENCVMISTIEPCVMCASAAVLSRIKTIVYGAKDPKFGGCGSILSIPTERKLNHQCEIVSGVRESESADIMKLFFRQIRDKSERVN, from the coding sequence GTGGATACCAAGAGTTACGATGACTTCATGGAGCTCGCCTTGCGCGAAGCCGAGCTTGCCTTTGAAAAAGGGGAAGTCCCGATCGGGGCGGTGATTGTTTTTGAAAATAAAATTGTCGGGCGCGGACATAATCTCACCGAATCGCTCCATGACGCTACCGCCCATGCTGAAATTATCGCCCTCAGCGCGGCCTTTGAACATTTTGGCGATTGGCGGCTTGAGAATTGTGTAATGATTTCGACTATCGAGCCATGTGTTATGTGCGCAAGCGCGGCGGTGCTTTCGCGCATCAAAACAATTGTCTATGGCGCCAAAGATCCCAAATTCGGCGGCTGCGGGTCGATTCTCTCCATTCCGACTGAGCGAAAATTAAACCATCAGTGCGAAATAGTCTCGGGCGTTCGTGAGAGCGAATCGGCAGATATCATGAAACTGTTTTTCAGGCAGATTCGGGACAAAAGCGAAAGGGTTAATTGA